In Numenius arquata chromosome 3, bNumArq3.hap1.1, whole genome shotgun sequence, one genomic interval encodes:
- the LOC141462771 gene encoding myelin P2 protein isoform X1, whose amino-acid sequence MCNRFVGTWKLISSENFDDYMKELGVGLATRKLGGLAKPNVIISMKGDIVTIRTESTFKNTIISFKLGQQFDETTADDRKVKSVVTLEKGALVQVQKWNGKDTTIKRRLVDGKMVVECAMKGIVCTRVYERV is encoded by the exons ATGTGTAACCGATTTGTGGGAACCTGGAAACTCATCTCTAGTGAAAATTTTGATGACTATATGAAAGAATTGG GAGTGGGTTTAGCTACCCGCAAACTAGGTGGCCTGGCAAAGCCTAATGTGATCATCAGTATGAAAGGAGACATAGTAACCATCAGAACTGAAAGCACCTTCAAAAACACAATCATCTCTTTCAAACTGGGCCAGCAGTTTGATGAAACAACAGCAGACGACCGGAAAGTCAAG AGCGTTGTAACCTTGGAGAAAGGAGCGTTGGTGCAAGTGCAGAAGTGGAATGGCAAAGACACCACAATAAAGAGAAGGCTCGTTGATGGGAAAATGGTGGTG GAATGTGCCATGAAAGGAATTGTCTGCACTAGAGTCTATGAAAGAGTGTGA
- the LOC141462771 gene encoding myelin P2 protein isoform X2, with protein sequence MCNRFVGTWKLISSENFDDYMKELERCNLGERSVGASAEVEWQRHHNKEKAR encoded by the exons ATGTGTAACCGATTTGTGGGAACCTGGAAACTCATCTCTAGTGAAAATTTTGATGACTATATGAAAGAATTGG AGCGTTGTAACCTTGGAGAAAGGAGCGTTGGTGCAAGTGCAGAAGTGGAATGGCAAAGACACCACAATAAAGAGAAGGCTCGTTGA